TATTAGTCTTTTGTATATTGTTATTCTTGATAAAGATTGGATGGGGGAAAACACACAATCCTTTGCAGCAAAATGTAGTTTACGTTTTGACCTGTAGGCGTCACTGTCCCCACACTAAGCTGACCAACATCCAACGACCTCGTTCTCGATTATATTCGGAAATGCAATCTGCTACCAGAAACGTGCTACAAGATAAACACAATCGGCTGCAATACGTTTTCAAATCAAAAGCAAAACATCGAAGCCCAAAAGATTTCTCTTTAAGTCTAAACTGGCATAATTACTCGGACTGCGCAACAGTTTccgtagtgtagtggttatcacgttcgcctaacacgcgaaaggtccccggttcgagaCCGGGCGGAAACATACTTTTATCAAgacaattaaaaacaataacGACAATACGTATCATTCGAATGCCAAAGCAAATATATTTTCTGTGTACCTTGCACATGGAGTCATAACCTAACATTGCACCAAAGGTTACATCACAATTCTTCTGAGTTAATCTaaatcattttctttccttGCTTATGAATAATTCCCCTAGTGCAGAAGTAGTGACTAAATATCTGATTAAAATTTAACGATTCACCTTAAATCATATAAAAGGGAGCCTTCTTGCACACGAGTTGAGTTGCAGTAATAGTAATGAAATCTCCTGATGCGTTTTCTTTAGTTCAGCCTTAAGTTTTAATATTGCATTTAACATTCATTCAACTGGAATGCCACCTGTCAATATTCTGTACAGTGCAGTATATATCGATGATACATTCAATTTGCAGACAGGCCAAATCAGCTGAGAACGCACTATTAAAGATCCAGAGTGATAATAGGGATGGACGTAAATGGGGTGTATGTCTTTGCTTGGGAGGTCACCATCAGGGCTTCTCCATTCTTGCTCTCATCTGTCACCAGTTCCAAAAGACACTCTGCCACATCGGACGGACTGGAAAGGAAATGCGGCAATGTTCAAGTGGCATTTCATTGTGcaaaaacgggggggggggaaatccttaaaagggggaaaaatagGAGTGGATCAACCTCCAAAGTCCTCAACTTGCCTTGACATTCAAGTATGCGCTGCTTATCAGAAGCAAATACCGACGTTAGCATGTCGACAACATTCCAGTGTTGCGAGCAAATGCTAATCTGTCTTGGTCaatgtgcaaaataaaaaatgtgacaGTCCAATCACTTACCTTAACACGCCATGCTTTTCTATCAATTGTTGGGTGGGCTGCTTCAGTGCGGCGAATTGTCCCAGTTTACTGTTTAAACCATCAAGCAGGTCGGTTTGAACCAAAGCTGGGCAAATGGCGTTAAAGCGAATGCCGTAGCCCACTAAAGTGGAGGCCCCCTTGCatacatgcgcacgcacacacacacgacacaaacacatacacatgTAAATGAGACAGCGGTTGAGCAGCATTTCACGTCGTCAAAAGCAGCTCACCGCCATGGCTCTGGCAAAGTGGATCACGGCGCTTTTGGACGCGCTGTAGACCGGGCAGCACACGAGCGGCCTGATACCTACGATGGAGGGCAACATGGGCACTCGTTTTGTTTTAGCAAAGAAGCATTTGTCGCTGACAAATATATCAAACCAAAAAAGAAAGTTGAGCACTAAAATGTCTTTAAACGGTGACCTTGTGATTTTGATTTCATAACCGTGCAAAATAGTTAATGACTAGCTTGGGGGAAACATAAATTGCAATCATTTACAGGTGACAATAGTGACcaagaaagtgtttttttttattattttttttagcttggCTGTTAATGGGTTAGCATTAAATGGCAACTCAAAACAAAAATCCTTGGCAAGAATATGACGTGGCCCCActcgtctaaaaaaaaaaacagatgacgGCATCTATCTCAAGAGGCTTCCACTTTAGCCAATAGCGCCCTCTATTGACATTGACGTCAGAACTGACCTCATATATCATGCCTGGCTTTGCTCACATGACATTTTACAAGCGAAGCCTCTCTTAAAAACACCAAAATGATAAACCCACTAGCACAAAGCTATGTGTTAGGATTGATAAGCGATAAtctctcaaagaaaaaaaaaaaaaaaaaaaaaaaaaaggtcaagtgTCATGATCACCTGCAATTGACGCAGTGTTGACGATGACCCCTCCTCGACCGCCGTTCAACTTGCTCATGTGCTCCATGGCGGCGTAGGTCCCCTTGATGACTCCCACctaaagatatatatttttatgtcacagaacaaaaaaatgcaatggGTTGACAAGAGAAAGAGAGCGGACACATCAAGACGGTCTTACAAGGTTGATGTCCAACGTTAGCTCCCATTCCTTCTCATCCAGGACGCCGGCATTGTTGCACACGATGTCGATTCCTCCAAAGGTATCAGCGGCCATCTTGAAGGCAGCTTGGAGAGtttttggagaagaaaaaacaacaaccttggaGTGATTCCTAAGTACAGTGGAACTTCTCAGAAGCTCTGACCAACCTAAAAATAGTTTTCTATTTTGCATAACAAAGCTCGAGTTAACAATGGATAAAAGTGCTGCTTTTGTCTAATGAATTCTTCAAATAAGCTCGGgggaaaatgaaatattgtCTCTCGCTTCAAGCGTCTCGTAAGTGTTCTGCTTAATAATTCAATACTAGGCCTTATTTGGCCAAGGAGGGCCGTTTCAAAAAGCGTCAGAAGCAAAATGTCTCATTAAATACACACCCTCGGGCTTCGCTGCTCAATATTGCCTCACATCCTCTCACATCCTTTTTGAAAATTGCTTTATGCATGCTAAGCAAAATGCACCATGGGTAACTTAGCAGACATGTTTGAACAGAGGCAAGAATGCAAACCAATGAGAATGCACATTCCACTCTCAGACAACAACCATTTTTTCCACGCTGAGTGCCGCTACTTCTTTTGGCGCGTTTGTTGCAATGCAAAATGTGGGCCGACGTTACCTTTCAGCTGCTCCTCAGAGCGGACGTCACAGCTGAGGAAAAGAGCTCGATCTTGGCCGTCCTCCTTGTTGAGAGCTTCCATCACGCTCTTTCCCGCTTCTGGGTTCACATCCAGCAGAACAACCTGGAGAAGCCGCGTAGTTGCACAAATATTCACACCCTTCACCTAATTCTTTTGATGATTCACATTTGGCAAGAATTACAGCCTCCAGTTGTTTCTCAATAAGATAGCACAAGTTTGACACACACGCCTATGTTTGGACACTATtgccaatttgtctttgtgggctCCAATTATGCTCTGGCGAATCAGTCGAAATGGATACACCGCAGTTATTGGGAAAATTAACTGCACTAATTGTTCCAAATATTTGTTGAAGGGGAGTTTATTATCAAGTTAccgcatgttttctttttccacccGCAATAAACACCTACTCTAAGGGCggagatagattagatagagaTGTTCCAAGTTACAAATGAGTCACTTTCAGTGAGTCCTGTTCAAAGGGCTCTAGTGTCCAAGTTGAGAAAGTTGTTTTTGATGCTTACCTTTGCTCCGTTCCTGAAGAGAATCTCGCAGAAGGCTTTACCAATTCCCGCTGCAGCTCCGGTCACCACAGCGACTTTTCCCTTGAGTGACATTTCGTGTGGCGTTGAGAGCCGATGGAAAGCGTGACTGTCTTGTCTGCCGTGTGTGCGgtcatgaatgtgtgtgtgtgtgtgtgtgtgggtgcggaAATATAAACGTTCGTGCAGGAACCACCCACAAGGCGAACATGTTGCCCGTGTCATGTTCCACGGGTGTCCGCAAGAGGGCGCCAGAACACCGAAACAGTCAGCTGTCAAACTGGAGTAACTCGGCAATGTCATCACTCAACCATGAACGAACGCACATGGGTGAATAATTGAGCGACTCAGACGATGCTAAAACATTACCTTTAATACGGGGAAACCACTAAGGGGCCATTTGGAACAAGGATTCAGTGCAGTAGAAGAACATTGGCAACAAACAAAAAGTGAAGTTCATAATTCAAGGCCATGTTGTTGTTCCCTTGGCTCGATTTCAAGCTAAACGGACGGAAACAAAACATGCACACGTACCGCTTCCTACATATTGACGTCTCTAAAAAGCAAAAcgtctttcaaaataaaattaaaaatggctcAGTGCTCAGAAAATGGAATGGACAGCGCGCGGACAAAAGTTCAAAATCTTCTGAGCATGCTGACGAAACGGAAAAATGGAATGTTTTAGTACCTTTGTT
The Syngnathus typhle isolate RoL2023-S1 ecotype Sweden linkage group LG15, RoL_Styp_1.0, whole genome shotgun sequence DNA segment above includes these coding regions:
- the LOC133168312 gene encoding 15-hydroxyprostaglandin dehydrogenase [NAD(+)]-like, whose amino-acid sequence is MSLKGKVAVVTGAAAGIGKAFCEILFRNGAKVVLLDVNPEAGKSVMEALNKEDGQDRALFLSCDVRSEEQLKAAFKMAADTFGGIDIVCNNAGVLDEKEWELTLDINLVGVIKGTYAAMEHMSKLNGGRGGVIVNTASIAGIRPLVCCPVYSASKSAVIHFARAMAGASTLVGYGIRFNAICPALVQTDLLDGLNSKLGQFAALKQPTQQLIEKHGVLSPSDVAECLLELVTDESKNGEALMVTSQAKTYTPFTSIPIITLDL